The Herpetosiphonaceae bacterium genome segment CAACCGCGCCCGCAACCGTCTGATCCTGAGCGAGCGCCAGGCCGTGCAGGAAGTGCGCGAGGCACGCAAGGACGAAATCCTCGATACGCTCAAGGAAGGCGATGTGCGCGAAGGCACCGTCACCTCGATCACCGACTTCGGCGCGTTCGTCGACATCGGCGGCGCGGACGGCCTGGTGCACCTGAGCGAGCTGTCATGGAGCCGTGTCAAGCATCCCGCCGAGATCCTCAGGGTCGGCGATCGGGTCAAAGTCTATGTGCTGAACATCGACAACGACCGCAAGCGCATTGCCCTGTCGATCAAGCGCACGCAGGAAGAGCCGTGGACCACGATCAGCGGTCGCTACGAGCTGGGCCAGCTTGTCGAGGCCACGATCACGCAGCTTGCCTCGTTTGGCGCGTTTGCACGGCTTGAGGATGGTGTGGAAGGCCTGATCCATGTCTCAGAGATGGGCGATGGACGCATCCAACATCCGCGCGAGCTCGTAAAAGAAGGTGACACCGTTCCAGTTCGGATCATTCGGATCGATCCGGCTCGCAAGCGCATTGGCCTGAGTATGCGCCGCGTGGAAGGTGACGACGGCAACTATCCGGTCGAGGACTTCGATTACGAAGAAGGCGACGTGGGTAGCACGACAAACGAGGGTCAGGGAACCGAGGGTAACGCTTAAGTTCAAAACCGCTCGTTGACAAGCGACACAAGGCTCAGGTGCCACTCCGTGGCAAGTCTCTTGCGAGATGTACCTGAGCCTTGTACTTTTTTCAGTCGGGATCGCGCCGATTCTTTGATGGAGCGTATCAAGCTATCTGTGCAGAGCGTTAAAGTAGTAGTACAATCAAGAAGGAGTAGTAGCGTTATCGTACGCCCTTCCGCGCCCCTATACGCAGTTGGCTCATCAAGTACGGCGGCACTGATCTTGATTGATCAAAGGGCAGTCGCACCAAGCCCCTAGGATGGAGCAATACCATGGGCTCAATGGACAGATTTACCAAGCGAGCAAAACAAGTTCTCTACTACGCACAAGAGGAAGCTCGCTACTTTAATCATCCGTACGTCGGCACCGAACACATCCTGCTGGGCTTGATCCGAGATCAGGATCACGTGGCAGGGAAAGTGCTCGACGAGCTGGGTGTGAAGCACGCGCAGGCGCGCAGTGCCGTGGAGTTCATTGTCGGTCACGGCGAGGGCTCGAACCGCAATGAAGACCTTGAGCTGACTGCCAGCGCCAAGAAGGTGATCGAGTACGCGCTCGAAGAAGGGCGTAAGCTCAACCATCACTATGTCGGCACCGAGCATCTGCTGCTGGGTCTGGTGCGCAAGGGCGAGGGCGTTGCCGCAGGTGTGCTGGAGATCATGGGCGTCAACCTGGAGCAGGTGCGCACCTCCGTGCTGCGCGATCTCCGCCAGGGGCCGAGCAGCGGCCTGGAGCGCTCGGCGCAGCCCAAGCAGAGCAAAACGCCCTACCTGGATGCGCTCTCGACCGACCTGACCGAGATGGCCGAGGCGGGCAAGCTCGATCCGGTGATCGGGCGGCAAAAAGAGATCGAGCGCGTGATTCAGATCCTCTCGCGGCGCACCAAGAACAACCCGGCGCTGATCGGTGAGCCCGGCGTGGGCAAGACCGCCATCGCCGAGGGGCTGGCCCAGCGGATCATTTCGGGCGACGTGCCCGACTCGATCAAGGGCAAGCGCGTGGTGACGCTCGACATGGGCGCGCTGGTGGCGGGCACCAAGTATCGCGGCCAGTTCGAGGAGCGGCTCAAGCGGGTGATCGACGAGATCAAGGAAGCGCGCTGCATCCTGTTCATCGACGAGTTCCACACACTGATCGGCGCTGGCGGCGCGGAGGGCACGCTGGATGCGGCTAATATCCTCAAGCCGGCGCTGGGACGCGGTGAGATCCAGACGATTGGGGCGACAACGCTGGACGAGTACCGCAAATATATCGAGCGCGATCCGGCGCTGGAGCGGCGCTTCCAGCCGGTGATGGTCGACGAGCCGACGATCGAAGATACGATCGACATTCTGCGCGGCATCAAATCGCGCTACGAGGATTTCCATCAGCTTCAGATCGCGGACGAGGCCGTGAAGTCGGCGGCGGTGCTGTCGGCGCGCTACGTGCCCGACCGCTTCCTGCCCGACAAGGCGATCGACCTGATCGACGAGGCCGCCAGCCGCGTGCGCATGTACCGCTCGGCGACGCCGCCCTCGCTGCGCGATGCGATGCGCGGTCTTGAGGCGATCCGCAAGGAGCACGACGCGGCGCTGGCCGATGGGCAGTACGATCTGGCGCGCGACCTCAAGGATCG includes the following:
- the rpsA gene encoding 30S ribosomal protein S1, with amino-acid sequence MSNNPSAPSATEQEQTTAPVQSANSSVEEAQDDRALMEQYLQDPANDYYNLQYGDTVDGVIMHIDRDEILVDIGSKSEGVVPGKEMSSLLPEERAELKVGDEVLVFVVQPEDKEGRAVLSLDKARQEKSWRRLQQQFETGDVLQAKVINYNKGGVLVNLDGVRGFVPASQVTGISRGPDAQKQSDMARMVGGSLTLKIIEINRARNRLILSERQAVQEVREARKDEILDTLKEGDVREGTVTSITDFGAFVDIGGADGLVHLSELSWSRVKHPAEILRVGDRVKVYVLNIDNDRKRIALSIKRTQEEPWTTISGRYELGQLVEATITQLASFGAFARLEDGVEGLIHVSEMGDGRIQHPRELVKEGDTVPVRIIRIDPARKRIGLSMRRVEGDDGNYPVEDFDYEEGDVGSTTNEGQGTEGNA
- a CDS encoding ATP-dependent Clp protease ATP-binding subunit, coding for MDRFTKRAKQVLYYAQEEARYFNHPYVGTEHILLGLIRDQDHVAGKVLDELGVKHAQARSAVEFIVGHGEGSNRNEDLELTASAKKVIEYALEEGRKLNHHYVGTEHLLLGLVRKGEGVAAGVLEIMGVNLEQVRTSVLRDLRQGPSSGLERSAQPKQSKTPYLDALSTDLTEMAEAGKLDPVIGRQKEIERVIQILSRRTKNNPALIGEPGVGKTAIAEGLAQRIISGDVPDSIKGKRVVTLDMGALVAGTKYRGQFEERLKRVIDEIKEARCILFIDEFHTLIGAGGAEGTLDAANILKPALGRGEIQTIGATTLDEYRKYIERDPALERRFQPVMVDEPTIEDTIDILRGIKSRYEDFHQLQIADEAVKSAAVLSARYVPDRFLPDKAIDLIDEAASRVRMYRSATPPSLRDAMRGLEAIRKEHDAALADGQYDLARDLKDREERMLDRIKKIESEELKSDGSTYDRPYVTEEDIADVVSMWTGVPVSTMTGDEIDRLMNMEGELHRRVIGQEEAIVTISKAVRRARAGLKNPKRPIGSFIFLGPTGVGKTELAKTLAEFMFGSEEALIKIDMSEFQERHTTSRLVGSPPGYVGYGEGGQLTDAVRRKPYSVVLFDEIEKAHPDAFNLLLQVLEDGHLTDGKGRRVDFRNTIIIMTSNVGTEHIRQGSRIGFDAKKGVIDETDTRKKVDDSLKQMFRPEFLNRIDATIIFHPLTDQEIRQISLLEINRVRQQLKEKGITLEITDEALDLLSKRGYDPQFGARPLRRIITNLIEDPLSEGLLAGRFREGDAVLVDVYENLLRMRPQREIEETQPDQEAEDVLI